From the Acidilutibacter cellobiosedens genome, one window contains:
- a CDS encoding formate/nitrite transporter family protein, with translation MSEHNYLSPPEIAEATIQNGIKKTELPVVKMIVLGILAGAFIAFAAEGSNMASYNLLSNIETYGLGKALSGAIFSTGLMLVLIAGGELFTGNATIIISVLDKKVSIKNMLKNWFFVYCGNFIGAVFVAYMMVKSGLFNSGANELGGMTIKIASSKVGLTFAQGFYLGIMCNWLVCLAVWMATGAKDITGKILSVFFTIWLFVTSGFEHSIANMYYIPAGILAKGNENWVGAALNLGVKMKGLNSLNWKNFIIKNLIPVTFGNIIGGVLFVGMAYWYVYIRNKNLSHEKSKQKSS, from the coding sequence ATGAGTGAACACAATTATTTATCTCCTCCCGAAATTGCTGAAGCTACAATTCAAAATGGAATAAAGAAGACGGAACTGCCCGTTGTGAAGATGATTGTTTTAGGGATATTGGCAGGAGCTTTTATAGCATTTGCAGCAGAAGGCTCAAATATGGCATCATATAATTTACTAAGCAATATTGAAACCTATGGTCTGGGGAAAGCCCTATCCGGAGCAATTTTTAGCACAGGCCTTATGCTTGTTCTTATTGCAGGAGGAGAGCTTTTTACAGGGAATGCAACTATTATTATAAGCGTGTTGGATAAAAAGGTTTCAATAAAAAATATGTTAAAAAATTGGTTTTTTGTTTATTGCGGGAATTTTATAGGAGCTGTGTTTGTAGCTTATATGATGGTGAAATCCGGATTATTTAACAGCGGAGCAAATGAATTGGGAGGAATGACAATTAAAATAGCTTCATCTAAAGTTGGATTAACATTTGCACAAGGTTTTTATTTGGGAATTATGTGTAATTGGCTGGTATGTCTTGCGGTTTGGATGGCAACAGGAGCTAAGGACATTACAGGAAAAATATTATCCGTATTTTTCACAATTTGGTTATTTGTTACTTCGGGATTTGAACATAGTATTGCTAATATGTATTATATCCCGGCCGGAATTTTAGCAAAAGGAAACGAGAATTGGGTAGGAGCTGCTTTAAATCTTGGAGTTAAAATGAAAGGATTGAATTCTCTCAATTGGAAAAATTTCATAATTAAAAACTTAATTCCCGTGACCTTTGGAAATATCATTGGAGGAGTACTGTTTGTAGGTATGGCATATTGGTATGTTTATATAAGAAATAAAAATTTATCCCATGAAAAATCAAAACAGAAATCGTCCTAA
- a CDS encoding PadR family transcriptional regulator yields the protein MNIQLKKGVLELCVLSMLIKRDYYGYELVEHISEYIDISEGTIYPLLKRLKDGGYVNTYLAESQEGPPRKYYRITEEGKETFNKLEEEWSHFINGVNELIRGNFHE from the coding sequence ATGAATATTCAATTAAAAAAGGGTGTTTTGGAACTGTGTGTTCTTTCTATGCTTATAAAAAGAGATTATTACGGATATGAACTTGTGGAACATATAAGTGAATATATTGATATATCAGAAGGTACTATATATCCTCTATTAAAGAGATTAAAAGATGGCGGTTATGTAAATACTTATCTGGCCGAATCCCAGGAGGGGCCTCCCAGAAAGTATTATAGAATTACTGAAGAGGGGAAGGAAACCTTTAATAAGCTTGAAGAAGAATGGAGTCATTTTATAAATGGAGTAAATGAATTAATAAGGGGGAATTTCCATGAATAA
- a CDS encoding response regulator transcription factor codes for MRNAVIADDEELSVELVEYLIKRYELPLKVIGRSSAGDESLDMITKLKPDIVFIDINMPVLSGLEVMEKVRMSENSSAVDFVVITGYSYFQYAQLSLRLGAKDILLKPVEPEQFVETMERVLGYRYSDNQIFNKIVEYINYNYQENIELKECAEKYHTSPNYIARMFKKYYGISFITYLNSLRIKKAQELLRNTDLSIKEIAYKVGYNNLNYFYKIFKRNMEATPKDFKNGIAKS; via the coding sequence ATGAGAAATGCTGTTATTGCAGATGATGAGGAATTATCTGTTGAATTGGTAGAGTATTTGATCAAACGTTATGAATTACCTCTAAAAGTTATTGGAAGAAGTTCGGCAGGTGATGAATCTTTAGACATGATTACAAAATTAAAGCCGGATATTGTCTTTATAGATATTAATATGCCGGTTTTAAGTGGTTTGGAAGTAATGGAAAAAGTGAGGATGTCTGAAAATAGCAGTGCAGTCGATTTTGTTGTTATTACCGGATACAGTTATTTTCAATATGCACAGCTATCTTTGAGATTAGGAGCAAAGGATATATTGTTAAAACCTGTTGAACCCGAACAATTTGTGGAGACTATGGAAAGAGTCTTAGGCTATAGATATTCAGATAATCAGATATTTAACAAAATAGTTGAATATATAAATTATAATTATCAAGAAAATATTGAGCTAAAGGAATGTGCAGAGAAATATCATACAAGTCCTAATTATATTGCAAGAATGTTTAAAAAATATTATGGTATAAGTTTTATAACATATTTGAATAGCCTCAGAATAAAGAAAGCACAGGAGTTGTTAAGAAATACGGATTTGTCAATCAAGGAAATAGCGTATAAAGTTGGATATAATAACCTCAATTATTTTTATAAAATTTTCAAGAGAAATATGGAAGCTACACCGAAAGACTTTAAAAATGGTATAGCCAAAAGTTAA
- a CDS encoding bifunctional 5,10-methylenetetrahydrofolate dehydrogenase/5,10-methenyltetrahydrofolate cyclohydrolase codes for MGKIIKGKIVADALNEKLISEVEILKKKGIIPKLLIMRVGSNGSDLAYEKGALKKCKKIGILSEVREFPETIPQDEFISEIKKANEDKAINGILIFRPFPKQLNENLIKYEIAPDKDVDCFSPVNVAKIMEKDPTGFSPCTPSAVIEILKYYNVPMKGRRAVVIGRSMVVGKPVAMLLLNENATVTICHSKTEDMPSVCSQADILVVGIGRAKAVNSQYIKEGAAVIDVGINTDENGNLCGDVDTEDCIEKSSMITPVPGGVGSVTTSILAKHVIKACRQQNGGDSIYE; via the coding sequence ATGGGAAAGATAATTAAAGGGAAAATCGTGGCAGATGCATTAAATGAAAAGTTGATTAGTGAGGTGGAAATTTTAAAGAAAAAAGGGATAATCCCTAAACTATTGATAATGAGGGTCGGGTCCAACGGAAGTGATTTGGCCTATGAAAAGGGAGCCTTGAAAAAATGTAAAAAGATTGGGATATTATCTGAAGTTAGAGAATTTCCCGAGACTATACCTCAAGATGAATTTATTTCTGAAATAAAAAAGGCAAACGAAGATAAAGCCATCAATGGTATTTTAATCTTTAGGCCTTTTCCTAAACAGTTAAATGAGAATTTAATAAAATACGAAATTGCACCCGACAAGGATGTGGACTGTTTTAGCCCCGTAAATGTAGCTAAGATAATGGAGAAAGATCCGACAGGGTTTTCTCCATGCACTCCTTCGGCGGTTATAGAAATATTGAAGTACTATAATGTCCCAATGAAAGGGAGAAGAGCCGTGGTTATAGGAAGATCCATGGTAGTGGGTAAACCTGTGGCCATGCTGCTTTTAAATGAAAACGCCACTGTAACCATATGTCATTCCAAAACTGAGGATATGCCTTCGGTTTGTTCTCAAGCTGACATATTGGTTGTGGGTATTGGGAGAGCAAAAGCCGTTAATTCCCAATATATAAAAGAAGGAGCGGCAGTTATAGATGTGGGAATAAATACAGACGAAAATGGTAATTTGTGTGGAGACGTGGATACGGAAGACTGTATTGAAAAATCATCTATGATAACGCCTGTTCCCGGAGGAGTAGGTTCAGTTACTACGTCAATACTTGCAAAGCATGTGATAAAAGCCTGCAGGCAGCAGAATGGCGGGGATTCTATCTATGAGTGA
- a CDS encoding tetratricopeptide repeat protein: MKGHLSDYDRRYNYIILAERSYLDNKMGKAIKFYLKALNFPGDKDETIEILYNIAFLYSKVGEREKSLKAYERIIKEDEKEAGAYFEMASIYEKIGNKEKALKYYFNAVKLNEEYNRAYFYIANIYDEIGKKDEAIKYYKKVIDLIPNDYVAYNNLGSIYEELNQYDKAYDMIKESIKINPEYYKALFNMGVIEKKRKNLKKSVEYYNKSIEKNKTYPYSFLNKSVIYIERGNIKGAIKVLTEGIKYNPHAEYLYYNRACCYSKIKKLDEALNDLKKAIILYPNFIDIIKLDKDLENLYKDSRFISLINKKFRV; this comes from the coding sequence ATGAAAGGTCATTTAAGTGATTATGACAGAAGATATAATTATATAATACTTGCCGAACGCTCTTATTTAGATAACAAAATGGGAAAAGCCATTAAATTTTATTTAAAGGCTTTAAATTTTCCGGGAGATAAAGATGAAACTATAGAGATACTTTATAATATTGCGTTTTTATATAGCAAAGTGGGAGAAAGAGAAAAATCCCTGAAGGCATATGAAAGGATAATTAAAGAGGATGAAAAAGAAGCTGGAGCCTATTTTGAAATGGCTTCTATTTATGAAAAAATAGGAAATAAGGAAAAGGCATTAAAATATTATTTTAACGCTGTGAAACTAAATGAGGAATACAACAGGGCATATTTTTATATAGCTAATATATATGACGAGATAGGGAAGAAGGATGAGGCAATAAAATATTATAAGAAGGTTATTGATCTTATACCAAATGATTATGTTGCCTATAATAATTTAGGTTCTATATATGAAGAACTTAATCAGTATGATAAAGCATATGATATGATTAAAGAAAGCATAAAAATAAATCCCGAATATTATAAGGCATTGTTCAACATGGGAGTTATAGAAAAGAAACGAAAGAATTTAAAAAAATCAGTGGAATACTATAATAAATCCATTGAAAAAAACAAAACGTATCCTTATTCTTTTTTAAACAAATCGGTTATTTATATAGAAAGAGGGAATATTAAAGGGGCAATAAAAGTTTTGACAGAAGGGATAAAATACAATCCTCATGCAGAATATTTATATTATAATCGGGCCTGTTGTTATTCAAAGATTAAAAAATTGGATGAAGCTTTAAATGATTTAAAAAAAGCTATAATTTTATATCCGAATTTCATAGACATAATCAAACTTGATAAGGATTTAGAAAATTTATATAAAGATAGCAGATTTATTTCTCTTATTAATAAAAAATTTAGGGTATAG
- a CDS encoding histidine kinase, translating into MQGNIQSFEWGQVEWIYEPDFNRSLNTMSIGITTIFPNRRQNKHMHYGNEQVIYVLSGEGFQTIGDKTGKMKPGDIYHMDAGIIHETINLGDEPIRQLLVCIPVHYEQNVQIGNKGLALAKEMGKIDSQVKINNEINYIYEAIVNPLKIPVTIFDMNGNIIIQGRNYSEFCKHKCLIDQDVNNCPMYKIKDEYGPPHYADLSAFICPYGLTIFDIPIIFNNRAIGIIKGGHIRTSKDYNIKRVTSSHTLEELIPVVPKGTQNAVMQQFKKLSKTIENHYILKDAEIELGKKEDIIQDIVKNETILEESLKSTEEKVLNIQISNHFLFNTLNSLAGLAVKGDSLKVYQSIIDLSKLLRYTTGDQNHFVQFEIEMEHLKNYLNIKKLSYGNKLEVNFDISEDINNKNIPFNCLQPIVENSFVHGFKDMKKDMKIEISGRTDRGKIIIRIIDNGAGIDGEHLNELKDKIKANDKYGKISGLMMVYSKLKFLYEDKFEFIIESTPKRGTYVKMVLPEYIS; encoded by the coding sequence GTGCAAGGTAATATACAGTCTTTTGAGTGGGGACAAGTAGAATGGATATATGAACCGGATTTTAATAGATCATTAAATACTATGAGTATAGGTATTACAACTATTTTTCCTAATAGGCGTCAAAACAAGCATATGCATTATGGAAATGAGCAGGTAATATATGTATTATCGGGGGAGGGCTTTCAGACAATTGGGGATAAAACGGGAAAAATGAAACCGGGAGATATTTATCATATGGATGCAGGGATTATCCATGAAACCATTAATTTAGGCGATGAACCCATAAGACAATTACTTGTATGTATTCCGGTGCATTATGAGCAAAATGTACAGATTGGGAACAAGGGATTAGCGTTAGCAAAAGAAATGGGCAAAATTGACAGCCAAGTAAAAATCAATAATGAAATAAACTATATATATGAAGCGATTGTTAACCCTCTGAAAATACCGGTAACTATCTTTGACATGAATGGAAACATAATCATTCAGGGAAGGAATTATTCTGAATTTTGTAAGCATAAATGTTTAATAGACCAAGACGTGAATAATTGCCCTATGTATAAAATAAAAGATGAATATGGGCCTCCTCATTATGCGGATTTGTCGGCATTTATTTGTCCTTACGGGCTGACTATATTTGATATTCCTATTATTTTTAACAATAGAGCTATAGGAATAATAAAGGGAGGGCATATAAGAACATCTAAGGATTATAATATTAAGAGAGTAACTTCTTCTCATACATTAGAAGAATTAATTCCGGTTGTTCCGAAAGGTACGCAAAATGCTGTAATGCAGCAATTTAAAAAACTAAGCAAAACTATAGAGAATCATTATATTCTTAAAGATGCGGAAATTGAATTGGGTAAGAAAGAAGATATTATTCAGGATATAGTAAAAAATGAAACTATTCTTGAAGAATCTTTAAAATCCACAGAAGAAAAGGTATTAAATATCCAGATCAGCAATCATTTTCTGTTTAATACCTTAAACTCTTTGGCAGGACTTGCTGTGAAAGGAGACTCATTAAAGGTTTATCAATCAATTATAGATCTTTCAAAGCTGCTTAGGTATACTACCGGAGATCAAAACCATTTTGTTCAATTTGAAATTGAAATGGAGCATTTGAAGAATTATTTGAACATAAAAAAGCTAAGTTATGGTAATAAATTGGAAGTAAATTTTGATATTTCAGAAGATATAAATAATAAAAATATTCCTTTCAATTGTCTGCAACCTATTGTGGAAAATAGCTTTGTTCATGGATTTAAAGATATGAAAAAGGATATGAAAATAGAAATTAGCGGAAGAACGGATAGGGGTAAAATAATAATCAGGATAATTGACAATGGAGCTGGAATAGATGGAGAACATTTAAATGAACTTAAAGACAAAATAAAGGCAAATGATAAATATGGCAAGATAAGCGGTCTTATGATGGTATATTCCAAGCTGAAATTTCTTTATGAAGATAAATTTGAATTCATAATAGAAAGCACACCAAAAAGAGGCACATATGTAAAAATGGTTTTACCAGAGTATATATCATAA
- a CDS encoding alanine/glycine:cation symporter family protein, producing MSDILNRINGVVWSMPLVILVLISGLYYSIKLGFPQILHIKDMVKAAGSANKSEKGLNSVQSFIFTAARTVGVGNIAGMATGIYFGGPGAIFWLWILAIFGSSISMIEGILAQTYKVEVNGEFKGGPAYYMENGMKNAKLGKTFAVAYAVITVIGVTFLMPSVQTYNIVQGLNQAFGFNVVIAGVIFSAIMGIVIFGGLKRIGNVAQRLSPIMAILYFLMSVVIIIFNIDKFPGVIMLIIRSAFGMDSVFGAMFGAAVSWGIKRGVYANEVGIGTSAITSASAEVDHPVTQGMIGGLSVFMGSFFVCTTSAVMILITNSYNTIGSNGKLVVEHLPEIAYGNPFVTNAINTSLPGLGEKFIAISILCFAFVALTAYYLYTESNLIYLIGGNKLGIFIQRIFFIGSVFIGSVISADTVWTMGDIANALMAWINVIAILFLGNTAVKIYKDYNEQKKMKITPVFDGDKLGLKNVSDAWSPRYNKK from the coding sequence ATGAGCGATATATTGAATAGAATAAATGGTGTAGTGTGGAGTATGCCATTAGTTATATTGGTTTTAATAAGCGGGTTATATTATTCTATAAAGTTAGGTTTTCCTCAAATACTTCATATAAAAGATATGGTAAAAGCGGCAGGTAGTGCCAATAAGTCTGAGAAGGGATTAAATTCTGTGCAATCATTTATATTCACGGCGGCCAGAACTGTAGGAGTAGGAAATATTGCCGGTATGGCTACAGGTATATATTTCGGGGGCCCTGGTGCGATATTTTGGTTATGGATACTTGCAATATTCGGATCTTCAATTTCTATGATTGAAGGTATACTTGCCCAAACTTATAAAGTAGAAGTTAACGGCGAATTCAAGGGCGGTCCTGCCTACTATATGGAAAATGGAATGAAGAATGCCAAATTAGGAAAAACATTTGCAGTAGCTTACGCAGTTATAACCGTAATAGGTGTAACATTTTTGATGCCTTCCGTTCAAACATATAATATAGTACAAGGACTTAACCAAGCATTTGGCTTTAATGTAGTAATAGCAGGGGTTATATTCTCTGCGATTATGGGGATAGTAATTTTTGGCGGTTTGAAAAGAATCGGCAATGTGGCACAGAGATTGTCACCAATTATGGCAATATTGTATTTTTTAATGTCGGTAGTAATTATTATTTTTAACATAGATAAGTTTCCCGGTGTAATTATGTTAATTATAAGATCTGCTTTTGGAATGGATTCGGTATTTGGGGCTATGTTTGGTGCTGCAGTAAGCTGGGGTATTAAAAGAGGTGTATATGCTAATGAAGTAGGAATCGGAACCTCTGCTATTACTTCAGCTTCAGCGGAAGTGGATCATCCCGTTACTCAAGGAATGATAGGAGGCTTATCCGTATTTATGGGTTCATTCTTTGTATGTACTACATCTGCAGTAATGATATTAATAACAAACAGTTATAATACAATCGGAAGTAATGGTAAGTTGGTAGTTGAGCATCTGCCTGAAATAGCATATGGAAACCCATTTGTAACAAATGCAATTAATACTTCTTTACCTGGCTTAGGTGAAAAATTTATTGCGATATCCATATTATGTTTCGCTTTTGTAGCACTTACGGCTTATTATCTGTATACCGAAAGTAATTTGATATATCTCATTGGAGGCAATAAATTAGGTATTTTTATACAGAGAATATTTTTTATAGGCTCCGTTTTTATAGGTTCTGTAATATCGGCTGATACCGTATGGACTATGGGAGATATTGCGAATGCTTTAATGGCTTGGATAAATGTTATAGCTATATTGTTCCTCGGGAATACTGCCGTAAAAATTTACAAAGATTATAATGAACAGAAAAAGATGAAAATAACTCCTGTATTTGACGGCGATAAGTTAGGTCTTAAAAATGTTAGTGATGCATGGTCTCCAAGGTATAATAAAAAATAG
- the map gene encoding type I methionyl aminopeptidase yields the protein MIILKTENEIEKMQKAGRILANCHKEIKKMIRPGISTYDIDKFAEEFIKKNGATPEQKGYQGYPFATCTSVNDEICHGFPGKKPLRNGDIVTVDMVVNLNGWLADSAWSYAVGNISEEAKKLMEVTEKSLYIGIEKAVAGNRIGDISYAIQSYVEAQGFSVVRDFVGHGIGKEMHEEPQVPHFGRPGRGPRITTGMVFTIEPMINVGTYHCTIDNNNWTARTKDGKLSCQYEHTIAITENGVIIITKQ from the coding sequence ATGATAATTTTAAAAACTGAAAATGAAATTGAAAAAATGCAGAAGGCAGGAAGAATATTGGCAAATTGTCATAAAGAAATTAAAAAGATGATTAGGCCGGGAATATCTACTTATGATATTGACAAATTCGCAGAGGAATTTATAAAAAAGAACGGAGCCACGCCGGAGCAAAAAGGATATCAAGGGTATCCCTTTGCTACTTGTACATCTGTAAATGATGAAATATGCCATGGATTTCCCGGGAAAAAGCCGCTCCGAAACGGAGATATTGTTACCGTTGATATGGTAGTTAATTTAAACGGATGGCTTGCCGATTCTGCGTGGAGCTATGCGGTAGGGAATATTTCCGAAGAGGCAAAAAAACTAATGGAAGTGACTGAAAAATCACTTTATATAGGGATAGAAAAGGCTGTAGCAGGGAATAGGATAGGAGATATATCCTATGCAATTCAGTCTTATGTAGAAGCCCAAGGTTTCTCAGTGGTAAGAGATTTTGTAGGACACGGAATAGGAAAGGAAATGCATGAAGAACCACAAGTACCCCATTTTGGACGTCCCGGAAGAGGGCCGAGGATTACAACGGGAATGGTATTTACAATCGAGCCTATGATAAATGTGGGGACTTACCATTGTACTATAGATAACAACAACTGGACTGCACGAACTAAAGATGGAAAGCTTTCTTGTCAGTATGAACACACTATTGCAATAACTGAAAATGGAGTTATTATAATTACCAAACAATAG
- a CDS encoding formate--tetrahydrofolate ligase: MSFKTDIEIAQEAKIKDIREIAGKLGLTEDDIELYGKYKAKVDYKLLKKTQGKNAKLILVTAINPTPAGEGKTTTSIGIADALSRLGKNTIVALREPSLGPVFGIKGGAAGGGYAQVVPMEDINLHFTGDFHAIGAANNLLAAMIDNHIYQGNALDIDPRRIVWRRCVDMNDRQLRFIVDGLGGKANGMPREDGFDITVASEVMAIFCLSNDINDLKERLSKIVIGYNRSGQPVTAGQLKAQGAMAALLKDALKPNLVQTLEGTPAFIHGGPFANIAHGCNSIMATKMAVHFADYAVTEAGFGADLGAEKFMDIKCRMSGLRPNAVIIVATVRALKYNGGVPKAELNNENLEALEKGIPNLLKHVENITKVFKLPAVVALNKFPTDTEAEIKLVEDKCKELGVNVKLSEVWAKGGEGGTEVAKEVLRLIDEGKSNFEFAYDLKLPIKEKIKTIARRIYGADDVDFTNQASKEISELEKNGFGELPICMAKTQYSLTDDQTKLGRPTGFNITVRQVTVSAGAGFIVAVTGSIMKMPGLPKLPAAEKIDVDENGVISGLF, translated from the coding sequence ATGTCATTTAAAACAGATATTGAAATAGCACAAGAAGCAAAGATAAAGGATATCAGAGAGATTGCGGGAAAACTTGGATTAACTGAAGATGATATAGAACTATACGGAAAATATAAAGCAAAAGTAGACTATAAATTGCTTAAAAAAACTCAAGGGAAAAATGCTAAATTAATATTGGTTACGGCAATTAATCCAACTCCGGCGGGAGAAGGGAAAACGACTACATCAATAGGGATTGCGGATGCATTATCAAGATTAGGGAAAAATACGATAGTTGCGTTAAGAGAACCATCCCTTGGCCCTGTATTTGGAATAAAGGGAGGAGCAGCAGGAGGAGGATATGCGCAAGTTGTTCCTATGGAAGATATTAATTTACATTTTACCGGTGATTTCCATGCCATAGGAGCGGCAAATAATTTATTGGCAGCAATGATTGATAATCATATTTATCAAGGAAATGCTTTAGACATTGATCCGAGAAGAATTGTTTGGAGAAGATGTGTTGATATGAACGATAGGCAACTGAGATTTATAGTTGACGGACTTGGCGGGAAAGCAAACGGTATGCCAAGAGAAGATGGATTTGACATAACGGTTGCTTCAGAAGTAATGGCTATATTTTGCCTGTCGAATGATATAAACGATTTGAAGGAAAGACTGTCAAAAATAGTTATAGGATATAACAGAAGTGGACAACCAGTAACGGCAGGGCAACTCAAAGCCCAAGGAGCTATGGCGGCGTTACTTAAAGATGCACTGAAGCCTAATTTAGTTCAGACTTTGGAAGGAACGCCGGCATTTATACACGGAGGTCCCTTTGCTAATATAGCTCATGGTTGTAATTCAATAATGGCTACAAAGATGGCGGTTCATTTTGCTGATTATGCGGTTACGGAGGCAGGATTCGGTGCAGATCTGGGTGCAGAAAAGTTTATGGATATTAAATGCAGAATGTCGGGATTAAGGCCAAATGCTGTAATAATAGTTGCTACGGTAAGGGCGTTAAAATACAACGGAGGAGTTCCGAAAGCAGAATTGAATAATGAAAACTTAGAAGCCCTTGAAAAAGGAATTCCTAATCTGTTAAAACATGTGGAAAATATAACTAAAGTCTTTAAACTTCCTGCAGTAGTTGCATTAAATAAATTCCCTACGGATACGGAAGCTGAAATAAAACTTGTTGAAGATAAATGTAAAGAACTCGGAGTTAATGTTAAACTTTCTGAAGTATGGGCTAAGGGAGGAGAAGGCGGAACGGAAGTTGCTAAAGAAGTATTGAGATTAATAGATGAAGGAAAGAGTAATTTTGAATTTGCTTATGATCTTAAACTGCCTATAAAAGAAAAAATTAAAACTATAGCCCGAAGGATATATGGAGCAGACGATGTTGATTTTACAAACCAAGCAAGTAAGGAAATATCAGAATTGGAGAAGAACGGGTTCGGAGAACTCCCAATATGTATGGCTAAAACTCAGTATTCCTTAACAGATGATCAAACTAAACTGGGAAGGCCGACGGGATTTAATATAACGGTAAGGCAGGTAACTGTTTCTGCGGGAGCAGGATTTATAGTTGCGGTAACGGGATCAATAATGAAGATGCCCGGTCTTCCCAAATTGCCGGCTGCCGAGAAAATAGACGTTGATGAAAATGGAGTAATAAGCGGATTGTTCTAA
- a CDS encoding cyclodeaminase/cyclohydrolase family protein, with product MNLTDKSCVEFTEILASKSPVPGGGAASALVGAVGTALGSMVCNLTIGKKKYAEFEGKLNDILSRAEKLQEDLMKMVNEDAKYFLPLSKAYSMPKDTEEQIISKEQALQRGLKDACKIPVSIIELSYESIKIHEDLVDNCSKLAISDVGVGVQCLKAAIIGAELNVMINIKLIKDEDYINKIKDKIEPLVKDGIKICDDVYNKVLKSIL from the coding sequence ATGAATTTAACGGATAAGAGCTGTGTAGAATTTACGGAAATTTTGGCATCGAAGAGTCCTGTACCGGGAGGCGGAGCTGCATCAGCCTTAGTAGGGGCAGTAGGAACTGCCCTCGGAAGTATGGTTTGCAATTTAACAATAGGGAAAAAAAAGTATGCTGAATTTGAAGGAAAATTAAATGATATATTAAGCAGAGCAGAAAAGCTGCAAGAAGATCTGATGAAGATGGTAAATGAAGATGCAAAATATTTCTTGCCATTGTCAAAGGCTTATAGTATGCCGAAGGATACAGAAGAGCAAATTATATCAAAGGAACAGGCCTTACAGAGAGGCTTAAAAGATGCCTGCAAGATTCCGGTATCGATAATTGAATTATCCTATGAATCGATTAAAATCCATGAAGATTTAGTTGATAATTGTTCAAAATTAGCTATAAGTGATGTAGGCGTGGGAGTTCAATGTTTGAAAGCCGCAATAATCGGAGCAGAGCTAAATGTAATGATTAATATAAAATTGATAAAGGATGAGGACTATATAAATAAAATTAAAGATAAGATAGAGCCTTTAGTCAAAGATGGAATTAAGATATGCGATGATGTTTATAATAAAGTATTAAAATCCATTTTATAG
- a CDS encoding ABC transporter permease — translation MSTVSKEHMEYMDRRKKRKKLIVFTQLLILILCLSIWEILARLNIIDTFLTSYPSEIWAQFINYVKNGDLYYHVGISVMETIAGFVFGTILGVVIAIGLWWSDFMARVLDPYLVILNSLPKTALAPIMILWAGAGYSGIIVTAITVSIVVTIMNIYLSFQNVDEDKIKLLKTFGATKFQILKKVVFPSSIPTIISTLKVNIGLSWIGVIVGEFLVSKAGIGYLIVYGGQVFKLDLVMMSVFILAIISAFMYQIIAILENKFMKWQQ, via the coding sequence ATGAGCACTGTATCAAAAGAACATATGGAATATATGGATAGAAGAAAAAAGAGAAAAAAACTTATAGTATTTACTCAATTATTAATCCTGATTTTGTGCCTTTCAATTTGGGAAATTCTTGCAAGATTAAATATTATAGATACCTTCTTAACCAGCTATCCTTCGGAAATTTGGGCTCAATTCATCAATTACGTTAAAAACGGAGATCTATACTACCATGTAGGAATATCTGTCATGGAGACCATAGCCGGTTTCGTATTTGGGACTATATTAGGTGTAGTAATTGCTATTGGTCTATGGTGGTCGGATTTTATGGCAAGAGTATTAGATCCTTATTTGGTCATTCTTAACAGTCTTCCTAAAACTGCTCTTGCCCCTATAATGATTTTATGGGCAGGCGCAGGATATTCAGGAATAATAGTAACAGCCATTACAGTATCTATCGTAGTAACCATTATGAATATTTACTTAAGTTTTCAAAATGTAGATGAAGATAAAATTAAGCTGTTAAAAACATTTGGGGCTACAAAATTTCAGATACTTAAAAAAGTGGTATTTCCATCAAGTATTCCAACAATTATAAGTACTCTTAAAGTAAACATAGGATTATCATGGATAGGAGTAATTGTAGGAGAATTCTTAGTGTCAAAAGCAGGTATAGGATACCTAATAGTATACGGCGGGCAGGTATTCAAATTGGATTTAGTTATGATGAGCGTATTTATACTTGCAATAATTTCAGCCTTTATGTATCAAATAATTGCAATATTGGAAAATAAGTTTATGAAATGGCAACAATAA